The Glycine soja cultivar W05 chromosome 3, ASM419377v2, whole genome shotgun sequence genome window below encodes:
- the LOC114407747 gene encoding AT-hook motif nuclear-localized protein 14-like isoform X1, with product MEPNDNQLTSFFHHHHQQHQHHQPPPPPQTTASPTNGLLPNADGSHILYPHSVASAVSSQLEPAKRKRGRPRKYGTPEQALAAKKAATTLSHSFSVDKKPHSPTFPSSKKSHSFALGNAGQGFTPHVISVAAGEDVGQKIMLFMQQSRREMCILSASGSISNASLRQPATSGGSIAYEGRFEIISLTGSYVRNELGTRTGGLSVCLSNTDGQIIGGGVGGPLKAAGPVQVIVGTFFIDNKKDTGAGVKGDISASKLPSPVGEPVSSLGFRQSVDSPSGNPIRGNDEHQAMGGSHFMIQQLGLHGTPPRSTDWGHPDSRNTGFELTGFLSAGRIGHGAHQSPENGGYEQIPD from the exons ATGGAACCTAATGACAACCAACTCACCTCtttcttccaccaccaccaccaacagcACCAACACCACCAGCCGCCGCCACCACCGCAGACCACGGCGTCTCCGACCAACGGGCTCTTGCCGAACGCGGATGGGTCCCACATACTTTACCCCCACTCTGTGGCGTCCGCTGTTTCGTCGCAGCTTGAACCGGCGAAGCGGAAGCGCGGGCGGCCGAGGAAGTACGGAACGCCGGAGCAAGCTCTGGCCGCGAAGAAAGCCGCTACGACGTTGTCTCATTCGTTCTCTGTGGACAAGAAGCCCCACTCCCCGACGTTCCCTTCCTCCAAGAAATCCCATTCCTTCGCTCTAG GCAATGCAGGGCAAGGGTTCACTCCGCATGTCATTTCTGTTGCTGCTGGTGAG GATGTTGGCcagaaaattatgttatttatgcAACAAAGTAGGCGTGAGATGTGTATTCTGTCTGCATCTGGTTCCATCTCTAATGCCTCTCTTCGCCAGCCAGCAACCTCAGGAGGCAGCATTGCATATGAG GGTCGGTTTGAGATTATTTCACTTACTGGTTCTTATGTCCGTAATGAACTTGGAACTCGAACTGGTGGTCTCAGTGTATGCTTATCTAATACTGATGGACAAATCATAGGTGGTGGAGTTGGTGGGCCGCTTAAAGCAGCTGGTCCAGTTCAG GTCATCGTTGGAACATTCTTTATTGACAACAAGAAGGATACTGGTGCTGGTGTTAAAGGTGACATCTCTGCCAGCAAGTTGCCATCTCCAGTTGGTGAACCGGTATCAAGTTTAGGTTTCCGCCAATCAGTTGACTCTCCCAGTGGTAATCCAATCCGGGGAAATGATGAGCATCAAGCTATGGGGGGAAGTCATTTCATGATTCAACAGCTTGGTTTGCATGGGACGCCTCCCCGGTCCACAGACTGGGGTCATCCGGATTCAAGAAATACTGGTTTTGAGTTGACAG GTTTCCTATCTGCAGGAAGGATAGGTCATGGGGCGCACCAGTCTCCTGAGAATGGAGGCTATGAACAAATTCCCGATTGA
- the LOC114407747 gene encoding AT-hook motif nuclear-localized protein 14-like isoform X3 — MEPNDNQLTSFFHHHHQQHQHHQPPPPPQTTASPTNGLLPNADGSHILYPHSVASAVSSQLEPAKRKRGRPRKYGTPEQALAAKKAATTLSHSFSVDKKPHSPTFPSSKKSHSFALGNAGQGFTPHVISVAAGEDVGQKIMLFMQQSRREMCILSASGSISNASLRQPATSGGSIAYEGRFEIISLTGSYVRNELGTRTGGLSVCLSNTDGQIIGGGVGGPLKAAGPVQVIVGTFFIDNKKDTGAGVKGDISASKLPSPVGEPVSSLGFRQSVDSPSGNPIRGNDEHQAMGGSHFMIQQLGLHGTPPRSTDWGHPDSRNTGFELTGHGAHQSPENGGYEQIPD, encoded by the exons ATGGAACCTAATGACAACCAACTCACCTCtttcttccaccaccaccaccaacagcACCAACACCACCAGCCGCCGCCACCACCGCAGACCACGGCGTCTCCGACCAACGGGCTCTTGCCGAACGCGGATGGGTCCCACATACTTTACCCCCACTCTGTGGCGTCCGCTGTTTCGTCGCAGCTTGAACCGGCGAAGCGGAAGCGCGGGCGGCCGAGGAAGTACGGAACGCCGGAGCAAGCTCTGGCCGCGAAGAAAGCCGCTACGACGTTGTCTCATTCGTTCTCTGTGGACAAGAAGCCCCACTCCCCGACGTTCCCTTCCTCCAAGAAATCCCATTCCTTCGCTCTAG GCAATGCAGGGCAAGGGTTCACTCCGCATGTCATTTCTGTTGCTGCTGGTGAG GATGTTGGCcagaaaattatgttatttatgcAACAAAGTAGGCGTGAGATGTGTATTCTGTCTGCATCTGGTTCCATCTCTAATGCCTCTCTTCGCCAGCCAGCAACCTCAGGAGGCAGCATTGCATATGAG GGTCGGTTTGAGATTATTTCACTTACTGGTTCTTATGTCCGTAATGAACTTGGAACTCGAACTGGTGGTCTCAGTGTATGCTTATCTAATACTGATGGACAAATCATAGGTGGTGGAGTTGGTGGGCCGCTTAAAGCAGCTGGTCCAGTTCAG GTCATCGTTGGAACATTCTTTATTGACAACAAGAAGGATACTGGTGCTGGTGTTAAAGGTGACATCTCTGCCAGCAAGTTGCCATCTCCAGTTGGTGAACCGGTATCAAGTTTAGGTTTCCGCCAATCAGTTGACTCTCCCAGTGGTAATCCAATCCGGGGAAATGATGAGCATCAAGCTATGGGGGGAAGTCATTTCATGATTCAACAGCTTGGTTTGCATGGGACGCCTCCCCGGTCCACAGACTGGGGTCATCCGGATTCAAGAAATACTGGTTTTGAGTTGACAG GTCATGGGGCGCACCAGTCTCCTGAGAATGGAGGCTATGAACAAATTCCCGATTGA
- the LOC114407747 gene encoding AT-hook motif nuclear-localized protein 14-like isoform X2, translated as MEPNDNQLTSFFHHHHQQHQHHQPPPPPQTTASPTNGLLPNADGSHILYPHSVASAVSSQLEPAKRKRGRPRKYGTPEQALAAKKAATTLSHSFSVDKKPHSPTFPSSKKSHSFALGNAGQGFTPHVISVAAGEDVGQKIMLFMQQSRREMCILSASGSISNASLRQPATSGGSIAYEGRFEIISLTGSYVRNELGTRTGGLSVCLSNTDGQIIGGGVGGPLKAAGPVQVIVGTFFIDNKKDTGAGVKGDISASKLPSPVGEPVSSLGFRQSVDSPSGNPIRGNDEHQAMGGSHFMIQQLGLHGTPPRSTDWGHPDSRNTGFELTGRIGHGAHQSPENGGYEQIPD; from the exons ATGGAACCTAATGACAACCAACTCACCTCtttcttccaccaccaccaccaacagcACCAACACCACCAGCCGCCGCCACCACCGCAGACCACGGCGTCTCCGACCAACGGGCTCTTGCCGAACGCGGATGGGTCCCACATACTTTACCCCCACTCTGTGGCGTCCGCTGTTTCGTCGCAGCTTGAACCGGCGAAGCGGAAGCGCGGGCGGCCGAGGAAGTACGGAACGCCGGAGCAAGCTCTGGCCGCGAAGAAAGCCGCTACGACGTTGTCTCATTCGTTCTCTGTGGACAAGAAGCCCCACTCCCCGACGTTCCCTTCCTCCAAGAAATCCCATTCCTTCGCTCTAG GCAATGCAGGGCAAGGGTTCACTCCGCATGTCATTTCTGTTGCTGCTGGTGAG GATGTTGGCcagaaaattatgttatttatgcAACAAAGTAGGCGTGAGATGTGTATTCTGTCTGCATCTGGTTCCATCTCTAATGCCTCTCTTCGCCAGCCAGCAACCTCAGGAGGCAGCATTGCATATGAG GGTCGGTTTGAGATTATTTCACTTACTGGTTCTTATGTCCGTAATGAACTTGGAACTCGAACTGGTGGTCTCAGTGTATGCTTATCTAATACTGATGGACAAATCATAGGTGGTGGAGTTGGTGGGCCGCTTAAAGCAGCTGGTCCAGTTCAG GTCATCGTTGGAACATTCTTTATTGACAACAAGAAGGATACTGGTGCTGGTGTTAAAGGTGACATCTCTGCCAGCAAGTTGCCATCTCCAGTTGGTGAACCGGTATCAAGTTTAGGTTTCCGCCAATCAGTTGACTCTCCCAGTGGTAATCCAATCCGGGGAAATGATGAGCATCAAGCTATGGGGGGAAGTCATTTCATGATTCAACAGCTTGGTTTGCATGGGACGCCTCCCCGGTCCACAGACTGGGGTCATCCGGATTCAAGAAATACTGGTTTTGAGTTGACAG GAAGGATAGGTCATGGGGCGCACCAGTCTCCTGAGAATGGAGGCTATGAACAAATTCCCGATTGA
- the LOC114407748 gene encoding c-Myc-binding protein homolog, whose product MMRYKEEKEAKKEAFRKYLETSGAVDALTKVLVSLYEQNDKPSSAVEFIQQKLSCPSISEYEKLQAEFSDLQIKYNDLLAAHQKTCKELEEMKNSHALATASTKETTDSESPKDGL is encoded by the exons ATGATGCGATACAAAGAG GAAAAAGAAGCAAAGAAGGAAGCTTTTAGAAAATATCTGGAAACAAGTGGAGCTGTCGACGCTCTCACCAAAG TTCTGGTTTCTTTGTACGAGCAAAACGACAAGCCTTCTTCTGCCGTCGA GTTCATTCAACAGAAATTAAGCTGTCCTTCCATCTCAGAATATGAAAAGTTGCAAGCCGAATTCTCCGATCTGCAAATCAAATACAATGACCTCTTAGCTGCACACCAGAAAACCTGCAAAGAG TTAGAAGAAATGAAAAACTCGCATGCCTTGGCAACGGCATCTACCAAGGAAACAACTGATAGTGAATCTCCTAAAGATGGGCTCTAA